The following are from one region of the Ignavibacteriota bacterium genome:
- a CDS encoding glycosyltransferase family 2 protein, which produces MEKISVTVITKNEEKNISDCLKSVEWADEIIVVDSESTDRTIELTKQFTNKVFTRKWEGYVPQKRYALSLASNEWVLSLDADERITDELKNEIMNLKPDDLNGYKIRRKNFLMNKEITSCGWEKDFQLRLFKKDRTNLNDRLVHEKFIVDGKVGTLKNPMLHFTFSSFTDYFEKINKYTSLKAEELSKKKKKIGGWTIFSHTISAFFAFFFIRGGFKDGVYGLIISLLHSVSTMMNYIKLWELQNKK; this is translated from the coding sequence TAATTACCAAAAACGAAGAAAAAAATATTTCTGACTGCTTGAAGAGTGTTGAATGGGCTGATGAAATTATTGTGGTTGATTCAGAAAGTACTGATCGCACTATCGAATTAACAAAACAATTCACTAATAAAGTATTCACTCGTAAATGGGAAGGTTATGTTCCTCAAAAAAGATATGCATTAAGTCTGGCAAGTAATGAATGGGTGCTCAGTCTTGATGCAGATGAGCGAATAACTGATGAGCTGAAAAATGAAATAATGAATCTGAAACCGGACGATTTAAATGGATACAAGATCAGAAGAAAAAATTTTCTGATGAATAAAGAAATAACAAGCTGCGGCTGGGAGAAAGATTTTCAACTTCGTCTTTTCAAAAAAGATAGAACAAATCTGAACGATCGGTTGGTTCACGAAAAATTTATTGTTGATGGTAAGGTTGGAACACTTAAAAATCCGATGCTGCATTTTACTTTCTCTTCCTTTACAGATTACTTTGAAAAAATTAATAAATACACAAGCCTTAAAGCTGAAGAACTTTCAAAGAAAAAGAAAAAGATTGGCGGCTGGACGATTTTTTCACATACCATATCAGCTTTCTTTGCATTCTTTTTTATCAGAGGCGGTTTTAAAGATGGAGTTTACGGTTTGATTATCTCTTTACTTCATTCTGTAAGCACGATGATGAATTACATAAAATTATGGGAGCTTCAGAATAAAAAATGA
- a CDS encoding FKBP-type peptidyl-prolyl cis-trans isomerase: MQKILFVLIAVLTVSLVGCNKGQEIKTLESGLQFMDDSLGTGREAKAGDLVSIHFKGWMVPKDSAGELFTDWSTDQTKNMLSLGDSKMRNQPIKFVLNSGSFIKGTDEGIIGMKAGGVRTMIIPSKLAYGEAGVGFIPPNTDLKVVIELLDVKDKGVAKMWEVDSTLFKTTASGLKYAIISHGDGPMIDSGKVVTVNYSGYLQDGTLFDSSVERDEPIQFVVGQGQVIPGWDEGMRLLKKGDKARFIIPPQLGYGEMQLEKIPANSTLIFDTEIVDVK; encoded by the coding sequence ATGCAAAAAATATTGTTTGTACTTATTGCAGTTTTAACAGTTAGTTTGGTGGGCTGCAATAAAGGACAGGAAATAAAAACTCTTGAGTCTGGGTTACAGTTTATGGATGATTCTCTTGGTACAGGCAGAGAAGCTAAAGCTGGTGATCTGGTTTCTATTCACTTCAAAGGCTGGATGGTCCCAAAAGATTCTGCCGGAGAATTATTTACAGATTGGTCAACCGACCAAACAAAAAATATGCTTTCTCTTGGCGATTCAAAAATGCGAAACCAACCGATAAAATTTGTTCTGAATTCAGGTTCATTTATCAAGGGAACCGATGAAGGTATCATTGGAATGAAAGCTGGTGGAGTAAGAACAATGATCATTCCTTCAAAGCTTGCTTATGGTGAAGCAGGTGTCGGATTTATTCCACCAAATACTGATTTAAAAGTTGTAATTGAATTACTTGATGTTAAAGATAAAGGTGTTGCCAAAATGTGGGAGGTTGATTCGACTTTATTTAAAACCACAGCCAGCGGTCTCAAATATGCTATTATTTCTCATGGCGATGGTCCAATGATTGACTCAGGTAAAGTGGTCACTGTTAATTATTCAGGGTACCTGCAGGATGGAACTTTATTCGATAGTTCCGTTGAAAGAGATGAACCAATTCAATTTGTTGTCGGACAAGGACAAGTGATACCCGGTTGGGATGAAGGAATGCGTCTTCTTAAAAAGGGAGATAAAGCAAGGTTCATAATTCCACCACAGCTTGGTTATGGTGAAATGCAGCTCGAAAAAATTCCAGCTAACTCAACACTTATTTTTGATACTGAAATCGTTGACGTAAAATAA
- a CDS encoding M15 family metallopeptidase, translated as MLSEKFSITRTLILLTVVFLVFNFDNAQSQKSESESVIDSDLNFEEAVAGISVPDGTIENLRIVDIYYYGFDDKLHKGQLVVHKDVVLDIIEIFEFIRESHFPVEKVIPISQYNWSDEKSMKDNNTSAFNYRFISGTRVISNHASGLAIDINPRLNPYIKNGSSLPANCIYDTTKTGTISASSQLVNEFKQRGWQWGGDWKSLKDYQHFEKKLK; from the coding sequence ATGTTAAGCGAAAAATTTTCTATTACCCGAACATTGATACTATTAACGGTAGTTTTTTTAGTTTTTAATTTTGATAACGCACAAAGCCAAAAATCTGAATCAGAATCTGTCATTGATTCAGATTTGAATTTTGAGGAGGCTGTTGCAGGAATTTCAGTTCCTGATGGTACGATTGAAAATTTAAGAATTGTTGATATTTATTATTATGGATTTGATGACAAACTTCATAAAGGACAGTTGGTGGTTCATAAAGATGTGGTATTGGATATAATTGAAATATTTGAGTTTATCAGAGAATCTCACTTCCCTGTTGAAAAAGTAATTCCAATCAGCCAATACAATTGGTCCGATGAAAAATCTATGAAGGATAATAACACATCAGCTTTCAACTACAGATTCATTTCCGGAACGAGAGTAATTTCAAATCATGCCTCCGGATTAGCAATCGATATAAACCCCCGGTTGAATCCATACATTAAGAACGGATCAAGTTTACCGGCAAATTGTATTTACGATACGACAAAAACCGGGACAATTTCAGCATCATCTCAACTTGTTAATGAATTTAAACAGAGAGGCTGGCAATGGGGCGGCGATTGGAAGAGTCTTAAAGATTACCAGCATTTCGAAAAAAAATTAAAGTAG
- a CDS encoding histidine kinase → MVKYSLIFYFIFFYSFDSFPQTEVSITFEVFTKDLNADEAVYITGNDNLLGNWQPEVVSLDEIVKSKWVKNFSFPRGKKLEFKFTRGSWIKEALNDDGTIPSNFSFIVWSDTTISLKINLWADQVERKIEGQITGFVEYHRNFSGSGIKARDIVVWLPPEYSSESDRRYPVLYMHDGQNIVDPSTSSFQVDWQIDEAADSLIKQKLIEPLIIVGIYNTPQRNNEYSENDTGYAYMNFIVDSLKPFIDRNYRTKPDRQNTANGGGSLGGLISFILAWQYSEIFSKAFCFSPAFKIDRYNFVDNVLSYSGKKKEINLFICNGDDELDTRLQTGVDEMLNALTKNGYKERTDFYYVKAKSSQHGERDWSKNIPRALIYLFGTEKGKSLL, encoded by the coding sequence ATGGTAAAATATTCTCTCATCTTCTACTTCATCTTTTTTTATTCATTTGATTCTTTTCCACAAACTGAAGTTTCAATTACTTTTGAAGTTTTTACAAAAGATTTAAATGCAGATGAAGCTGTTTATATAACCGGCAACGATAATTTGTTAGGTAACTGGCAGCCGGAAGTTGTTTCTCTTGATGAAATCGTGAAAAGTAAATGGGTTAAAAATTTCTCCTTCCCGAGAGGTAAGAAGCTTGAATTCAAATTCACGCGCGGAAGCTGGATTAAAGAAGCATTAAACGATGATGGAACAATTCCTTCAAACTTTTCTTTCATAGTTTGGAGTGATACTACAATTTCATTGAAGATCAATCTTTGGGCGGATCAGGTTGAAAGAAAAATTGAAGGGCAAATAACCGGATTTGTAGAGTATCACAGAAATTTTTCAGGAAGTGGAATAAAAGCAAGAGATATTGTCGTTTGGCTTCCTCCGGAATATAGTTCAGAATCTGACAGACGATATCCTGTACTATATATGCATGACGGACAAAATATTGTTGATCCTTCAACTTCATCTTTTCAGGTTGATTGGCAAATTGATGAAGCAGCAGATAGTCTTATCAAACAAAAATTAATTGAACCGTTAATAATTGTCGGAATTTATAATACGCCGCAAAGGAATAATGAGTACTCTGAAAACGATACCGGATATGCTTATATGAATTTCATCGTTGATTCGCTCAAACCTTTTATTGACAGGAATTACAGGACAAAACCGGACAGGCAGAATACAGCAAACGGCGGTGGTTCACTCGGCGGATTAATTTCTTTTATTCTCGCCTGGCAATATTCTGAAATATTTTCAAAAGCCTTTTGCTTTTCTCCGGCTTTTAAAATTGATCGGTATAACTTTGTTGATAATGTATTATCCTATTCTGGCAAGAAGAAAGAGATTAATCTTTTTATTTGTAATGGAGATGATGAACTTGATACAAGATTGCAAACAGGTGTTGATGAGATGCTGAACGCTTTAACGAAAAATGGATACAAGGAAAGAACAGATTTCTATTATGTAAAGGCTAAAAGCTCACAACATGGTGAAAGAGATTGGTCAAAGAATATCCCGCGTGCGCTTATCTATTTATTCGGAACAGAAAAGGGGAAAAGCCTACTTTAA
- a CDS encoding glucosyl transferase, with protein MKRVIVGLLVISFSLLIKSCDTTDPPDNKSLNLKLEDVSCTEAWITLTTTNLPLPTTITLNQTNPSGDTKSQILNLNTQDSLLYIDSLLPNRTYSFITSHSGLTGISSNELSVTTMDTTSHNYTFETFTFGDISNSVLFDVAIINENNIWAVGEINIADTSINGYTAYNAVHWDGSQWELKRIKTNACGGVDYPPVKAIFAFAADDILFAHIDGSISHYDGIKFTNDCSLITQLNGSVNKMWGTSRNDLYVVSGNGFIAHYQNWHWSKITSGTDVDLKDIFGTTDGNEIWTCGWSNQNGRVAILEINGNGVESIWDSQTNTTLNIYSGTLLNSLWTSGNGEFVLVDGQVFRHSLIDKMIVRKEWVPTSNGWKVLDLGNFAYRIRGSNKNNFIVAGDAAMIWHYNGKSWHKFEEIYNTNDRIYGLSVQEEIMVAVGKRYGTGLGDALLIIGRR; from the coding sequence ATGAAGCGAGTAATTGTAGGTCTTCTTGTAATCAGTTTTAGTCTATTAATCAAGTCCTGTGATACGACTGACCCTCCCGACAATAAGTCATTAAATCTAAAACTTGAAGACGTTTCCTGCACCGAAGCCTGGATTACTTTAACAACAACCAACCTGCCACTACCGACAACCATAACTCTGAATCAAACTAACCCATCCGGCGATACTAAATCTCAAATCTTAAATCTCAATACTCAAGACTCGTTACTCTACATTGATTCACTTCTGCCAAACCGAACTTATTCTTTTATCACCAGTCATTCCGGCTTGACCGGAATCTCCAGCAATGAGCTAAGCGTAACCACAATGGATACAACAAGCCACAACTATACATTTGAAACTTTCACTTTCGGGGATATAAGCAACAGTGTATTGTTCGATGTAGCCATTATTAATGAAAATAATATCTGGGCAGTTGGTGAAATAAATATTGCAGATACAAGCATAAACGGTTACACGGCATACAATGCCGTACACTGGGATGGCAGCCAATGGGAGTTGAAAAGAATAAAAACAAATGCTTGCGGCGGTGTTGACTATCCTCCTGTTAAAGCAATTTTTGCTTTTGCAGCAGATGATATTTTATTTGCTCATATTGATGGCAGCATTTCTCACTATGATGGTATAAAATTCACAAATGATTGTTCTTTAATTACACAATTAAATGGTTCAGTAAATAAAATGTGGGGTACTTCAAGAAATGATTTATATGTTGTTAGTGGTAATGGATTTATTGCACACTACCAAAACTGGCACTGGAGTAAAATTACAAGCGGAACGGATGTGGACTTAAAAGATATTTTCGGAACAACAGACGGAAATGAGATTTGGACTTGCGGTTGGAGTAATCAGAATGGAAGAGTTGCAATATTAGAAATTAATGGAAATGGTGTAGAATCTATATGGGATAGTCAAACAAATACAACGCTAAATATTTATAGTGGAACTCTCTTAAACAGTTTATGGACTAGTGGAAATGGCGAATTCGTATTGGTCGATGGTCAAGTTTTCAGGCATTCCCTTATTGATAAAATGATAGTGAGAAAAGAATGGGTGCCAACTTCGAATGGTTGGAAAGTACTTGATCTTGGAAATTTTGCTTATAGAATCAGGGGCAGCAATAAAAATAATTTCATTGTAGCCGGAGATGCAGCTATGATCTGGCATTATAACGGAAAGTCCTGGCATAAATTTGAAGAAATTTATAATACTAATGATAGAATTTATGGCTTATCTGTTCAAGAAGAAATTATGGTCGCCGTAGGTAAGCGATATGGTACCGGACTTGGAGATGCACTTTTAATAATTGGGAGGAGGTGA
- a CDS encoding glucosyl transferase, whose product MKQVIFGLIVISLGLLLKACNTTEPPEGQGINLKLEDVSCTEAWITLTTTNLPLPTTVTLNQTNPYGDTKSQILNLDTQDSLLYIDSLLPNRTYSFITSHSGLTGISSNELSVITLDTTSHAFTWQTWTFGEHDASFLWDVAIIDKNSVYAVGEIYINDTLGQPDPHPYNLAEWNGNTWELRKLTYQGYPPVVHSVCAINENDVWFDPWFHWDGQNYKELVIDPIFIGVGINKMWGNEVGIYVVGDEGFVGHRNTNGIWQNVESGTETRINDVWGIIAKENKTILYCPVSSFFIPGDKKILKIVDGKADSVSWNRDVRLYSAWAVNENILYVCGEGAYVNKFGVWDEIDLYPVGTNSVRGNSSNDIFIVGDSGAIFHFNGVSWKMLNTPNNKGYSKVAIRGNIVVICGNYQGQGLIEIGTRN is encoded by the coding sequence ATGAAGCAAGTAATTTTTGGTTTAATAGTAATAAGCCTTGGTCTGCTACTGAAGGCTTGTAACACAACTGAACCACCTGAAGGACAGGGCATAAATCTAAAACTTGAAGATGTTTCCTGCACTGAAGCGTGGATTACTTTAACAACAACCAACCTGCCACTACCGACAACCGTAACTCTGAATCAAACTAACCCATACGGCGATACTAAATCTCAAATTTTAAATCTCGATACTCAAGACTCGTTACTCTACATTGATTCACTTCTGCCAAACCGAACTTATTCTTTTATCACCAGTCATTCCGGCTTGACCGGAATCTCCAGCAATGAGCTAAGCGTAATTACTTTGGACACCACCAGCCACGCATTTACCTGGCAAACGTGGACATTTGGCGAGCATGATGCCAGTTTTCTTTGGGATGTAGCGATAATAGACAAAAATTCTGTTTATGCTGTTGGTGAGATTTATATAAACGATACTCTCGGGCAACCAGATCCACATCCTTACAATTTAGCTGAGTGGAATGGAAATACTTGGGAATTACGAAAGCTCACCTATCAAGGTTATCCTCCAGTAGTTCATTCTGTTTGTGCTATTAATGAAAACGATGTATGGTTTGACCCTTGGTTTCATTGGGACGGGCAAAACTATAAGGAACTTGTCATCGATCCTATCTTTATTGGTGTCGGAATTAACAAGATGTGGGGAAATGAAGTTGGAATTTATGTTGTTGGGGATGAAGGTTTTGTTGGACATAGGAATACCAATGGAATCTGGCAAAATGTAGAAAGCGGAACAGAAACGAGAATAAATGATGTTTGGGGAATTATTGCTAAAGAGAATAAGACTATTCTTTACTGTCCTGTATCTTCATTCTTTATTCCTGGAGACAAGAAGATATTAAAAATCGTAGATGGAAAAGCAGATTCCGTTTCCTGGAACAGGGATGTCCGGCTTTATTCAGCCTGGGCAGTTAATGAAAACATTTTATATGTGTGTGGTGAAGGAGCGTACGTTAACAAATTTGGTGTATGGGATGAGATAGATTTATACCCCGTAGGAACTAATTCAGTAAGAGGTAATAGTTCAAATGATATTTTTATCGTGGGGGATTCCGGAGCAATTTTCCATTTCAACGGAGTAAGCTGGAAGATGTTAAATACACCCAATAATAAAGGCTATTCAAAGGTAGCGATCAGGGGAAATATAGTGGTAATTTGTGGAAATTATCAGGGACAGGGTTTAATTGAGATTGGCACAAGAAATTAA
- a CDS encoding GNAT family N-acetyltransferase, whose amino-acid sequence MKIYFGEYCIRSYEYSDQKALVKYANNYNVSRLLRDQFPFPYTSEMAEMWLVHACNQNPESNFVIANEKELIGAIGINLQDDVNRFSAEIGYWLGEPFWNKGIITQALNLFSDFAFNKFELNRIFANVFEGNDASEKVLRKTGYKKEATLKKAVFKEGKFIDQHIYALLKDEFLKSR is encoded by the coding sequence ATGAAAATTTATTTTGGTGAATATTGTATCCGCAGTTATGAGTATTCTGATCAGAAAGCATTGGTCAAATACGCAAACAATTACAACGTTTCCAGATTACTCAGGGATCAATTCCCCTTCCCTTACACTTCAGAGATGGCTGAAATGTGGCTTGTTCATGCATGCAATCAGAATCCTGAATCAAATTTTGTAATTGCAAATGAGAAAGAACTTATCGGTGCAATCGGGATTAATTTACAGGATGATGTTAACAGATTTTCGGCTGAAATTGGTTACTGGCTCGGTGAACCTTTCTGGAATAAAGGTATAATTACACAAGCTTTAAATTTATTTTCTGATTTTGCATTTAATAAATTTGAATTGAATAGAATATTTGCAAATGTATTTGAAGGCAACGACGCATCTGAAAAAGTTTTGCGAAAAACAGGCTACAAAAAAGAAGCAACTTTGAAGAAAGCAGTTTTCAAAGAAGGAAAATTTATTGATCAGCATATTTATGCATTATTAAAAGATGAATTCCTGAAATCAAGATGA
- a CDS encoding phosphotransferase, whose translation MTERTQKLIKLFKDWSNEDAESIQPIIQSGSDRKYFRISGNKKTAIGVFNPDKKENKAFLLFTAHFNKIGLNVPKLYNQQLKENIYLIEDLGDISLFSLVEKKGSKEVISKNTIEYYKDALLHLVRFQIDGNKGLDYSVCYPKNKFDNQSVLWDLNYFKYYFLKLAKITFNEQKLENDFHFFSKYLLEADSKYFMYRDFQSRNILVRDNQLYFIDYQGGRKGALQYDVASLLFQAKANLSTQIRDELLEYYLVQVSQKSKVKSQNFLKYYYGFVLIRLLQTLGAYGFRGYFENKSHFLLSIPFALKNLKWLVEKNHIPKNLPELKRIINSILQNEELKNLGLTKSGNRLKVTIKSFSYRNGIPKDFSGNGGGFVFDCRSLENPGRYPEYANSTGLDNNVIDFLKNRSDVKNFLDSVHSIVDRAITNYLDRGFKNLMINFGCTGGQHRSVYCAENIAKHINNKFKVDVSLYHTQLNKKGIA comes from the coding sequence ATGACAGAGAGAACCCAAAAACTTATTAAGCTTTTTAAAGATTGGTCAAATGAAGACGCTGAAAGCATTCAGCCAATAATTCAGTCAGGTTCTGACAGGAAATATTTCAGAATATCAGGCAACAAAAAAACTGCCATTGGAGTTTTTAACCCTGACAAAAAAGAAAACAAAGCGTTTCTTCTATTCACTGCTCATTTCAACAAAATAGGGTTGAATGTACCAAAGCTTTATAATCAACAGTTAAAAGAAAATATTTATTTGATCGAGGATCTCGGAGATATAAGCCTTTTTTCTCTTGTAGAAAAAAAAGGTTCTAAGGAAGTAATATCAAAAAATACTATTGAATACTATAAGGATGCGCTCCTTCATTTAGTTCGTTTTCAAATTGATGGCAATAAAGGATTGGATTATTCAGTCTGCTATCCGAAGAACAAATTCGATAATCAATCTGTTTTATGGGATTTGAACTATTTCAAATATTACTTTCTAAAACTTGCAAAAATTACTTTTAATGAGCAGAAGCTGGAAAATGATTTTCATTTTTTCTCCAAATATCTTCTTGAAGCCGATTCAAAATATTTTATGTACCGTGATTTTCAGTCAAGGAATATTTTAGTCCGTGACAACCAGTTGTACTTCATTGATTACCAGGGAGGAAGAAAAGGTGCATTACAGTACGATGTGGCTTCTCTTTTGTTTCAGGCAAAAGCAAACTTATCAACGCAGATTCGAGATGAGTTATTAGAATACTATCTTGTTCAGGTAAGTCAAAAGTCAAAAGTCAAAAGTCAAAATTTTTTAAAATATTATTATGGATTTGTGTTGATAAGACTTTTGCAAACACTTGGTGCTTACGGATTCAGAGGTTATTTTGAAAACAAATCTCACTTCCTTTTGAGCATTCCTTTTGCTCTGAAAAATCTCAAATGGCTCGTTGAAAAAAATCATATCCCAAAAAATCTTCCTGAACTAAAAAGAATAATTAACTCAATCTTACAGAATGAAGAATTAAAAAATCTCGGTTTAACAAAATCTGGAAACAGATTGAAAGTTACTATCAAAAGTTTTTCATACAGGAATGGAATACCAAAAGATTTTTCAGGCAATGGCGGTGGATTTGTTTTTGACTGCCGCTCGCTTGAAAATCCCGGCAGATATCCTGAATATGCGAATAGTACTGGACTTGATAATAATGTAATCGACTTTTTAAAGAATAGAAGCGATGTGAAAAATTTTTTAGATTCTGTTCATTCAATAGTTGATCGGGCAATCACAAATTATTTGGATCGTGGTTTCAAGAACCTGATGATCAATTTTGGATGTACTGGCGGACAGCATCGTTCAGTTTATTGCGCTGAAAATATTGCAAAGCATATCAATAATAAATTTAAAGTCGATGTTTCATTATATCATACACAGCTTAACAAAAAAGGGATTGCGTGA
- a CDS encoding nucleotidyltransferase family protein produces MRAMILAAGLGTRLKPLTDTTPKALVKIKDKTLLEIQVKKLVSEGFNKIVINIHHFADQIKNYLESNKYFNCCIEFSDESNLLLDTGGGLKKASHFFADNKPFLVYNVDILSNINLKKLYEFHLKSESIATLAVQERKSSRKFLFDDRMVLCGWKNEKSGERIISVESKSELTAYSFSGIQIIDPKIFKYFPDKLIFSLVELYLNVSAKENVTGYVHNDDELMDVGKVENIKGAESFFG; encoded by the coding sequence ATGCGTGCGATGATACTCGCTGCAGGACTCGGAACAAGACTGAAGCCGCTCACTGATACAACTCCAAAAGCGCTTGTTAAAATAAAAGATAAAACTTTGCTTGAAATACAAGTTAAGAAATTAGTGTCAGAAGGATTTAACAAGATCGTCATCAACATTCATCATTTTGCTGATCAGATTAAAAATTATCTTGAGAGCAACAAATACTTCAATTGCTGCATTGAATTTTCTGATGAAAGTAATTTGTTATTAGATACGGGAGGTGGATTAAAAAAAGCATCTCATTTTTTCGCAGACAATAAACCGTTTCTGGTTTATAATGTGGACATCCTATCAAACATCAATCTTAAAAAATTATATGAATTCCATCTCAAGTCAGAAAGTATTGCAACACTGGCAGTTCAGGAAAGAAAGTCTTCCCGCAAATTTTTATTTGATGATAGAATGGTTTTATGCGGATGGAAGAATGAAAAATCAGGCGAACGAATTATTTCAGTGGAAAGTAAATCTGAATTAACAGCTTATTCATTCAGCGGAATTCAAATTATTGATCCGAAGATTTTTAAATATTTTCCTGATAAATTAATTTTTTCGTTAGTTGAGCTATATCTGAATGTTTCGGCAAAAGAAAACGTTACTGGTTACGTTCATAATGATGATGAATTGATGGATGTGGGAAAGGTGGAAAATATTAAGGGGGCAGAATCTTTCTTCGGATAA
- the lptB gene encoding LPS export ABC transporter ATP-binding protein, translating into MSKTLRSDSLVKIYKKRKVVNKASIEVSKGEIVGLLGPNGAGKTTTFYMITGMIKPDAGRVFLDDQEITKVPMYKRARMGIGYLPQEASIFRRLTVEENILAVLEMTNLDKESRLKKCETLLDELSITNIRTSKGFQLSGGERRRTEIARALATDPSFILLDEPFAGIDPIAVEDIMNIVANLKNRGIGILITDHNVHETLSIVDKAYILIDGVIFKQGSAEDLANDEEVKKLYLGEKFRLDRYS; encoded by the coding sequence ATGAGTAAAACACTTAGAAGCGATTCGCTTGTAAAAATTTACAAGAAGAGAAAAGTTGTTAACAAAGCATCAATTGAAGTTTCAAAAGGTGAAATAGTTGGATTACTTGGTCCAAATGGTGCAGGTAAAACGACGACTTTTTATATGATTACCGGGATGATCAAACCGGATGCAGGCAGAGTTTTTCTGGATGATCAGGAGATTACAAAAGTACCAATGTATAAACGTGCGAGAATGGGAATTGGTTATCTGCCGCAGGAAGCTTCAATCTTTAGACGACTTACGGTTGAGGAAAACATTCTTGCTGTTCTTGAAATGACAAACCTTGATAAAGAATCACGACTTAAAAAATGTGAAACTTTATTAGATGAATTATCAATCACTAATATCCGAACCAGCAAAGGTTTTCAGTTAAGCGGCGGTGAAAGGCGTCGTACAGAAATTGCCCGAGCACTTGCAACGGATCCAAGTTTTATTTTACTGGATGAACCATTTGCTGGTATAGATCCGATTGCTGTTGAGGATATTATGAACATTGTAGCCAATCTGAAGAACAGGGGAATCGGAATTCTGATTACTGATCACAACGTTCACGAAACATTAAGTATTGTTGATAAGGCTTACATCCTGATCGATGGAGTGATTTTTAAACAGGGAAGCGCTGAAGATCTGGCGAACGATGAGGAAGTTAAGAAATTATATCTCGGTGAGAAGTTCAGACTTGATAGGTACTCGTGA